One Hippocampus zosterae strain Florida chromosome 21, ASM2543408v3, whole genome shotgun sequence genomic region harbors:
- the atp5f1c gene encoding ATP synthase subunit gamma, mitochondrial isoform X3: protein MLARTSALVFSPQCGQIRNMATLKDITIRLKSIKNIQKITKSMKMVAAAKYARAERQLKPARVYGTGALSLYEKAEIQVPEDKAAKHLIIGVTSDRGLCGAIHSGVAKTIKNEIANLTGSGKEVMVVNVGDKLRGLLHKTHGKHIMLNCKEVGRKPPTFGDASLIASELLNSGYEFDQGAVIYNHFRSVISYKTDRKSLFSTDVVANAETMAVYDDIDADVLRSYQEFAMVNVIYLALRESSTSEQSARMTAMDSASKNASEMIDKLTLTFNRTRQAVITKELIEIISGAAAL, encoded by the exons ATGTTGGCCAGGACCAGCGCCTTGGTGTTCTCTCCACAATG TGGGCAAATCAGGAACATGGCCACCTTGAAGGACA TCACCATCCGGCTGAAGTCCATCAAGAACATCCAGAAAATCACCAAGTCCATGAAAATGGTGGCCGCCGCAAAGTACGCTCGGGCTGAGCGGCAGCTGAAGCCCGCCCGAGTCTACGGCACCGGAGCCCTCT CTCTTTACGAGAAGGCCGAAATCCAGGTGCCCGAGGACAAGGCGGCCAAGCACCTGATCATCGGCGTGACCTCCGACCGCGGCCTGTGCGGCGCCATCCACTCGGGCGTGGCCAAGACCATCAAGAACGAGATCGCCAACCTGACGGGCAGCGGCAAGGAAGTGATGGTGGTCAACGTGGGCGACAAActgagaggcctgctgcacaa AACTCACGGCAAGCACATCATGCTCAACTGCAAGGAGGTCGGCCGCAAGCCCCCCACTTTTGGGGACGCCTCCCTCATCGCCAGTGAGCTGCTCAACTCCGGCTACGAGTTTGACCAGGGAGCCGTCATCTACAACCACTTCAG GTCCGTCATCTCCTACAAGACGGACCGGAAGTCCCTCTTTTCCACCGACGTGGTCGCAAACGCGG AGACCATGGCCGTGTACGACGACATCGACGCCGACGTGCTGAGGAGCTACCAGGAGTTCGCCATGGTCAACGTCATCTACCTGGCGCTGCGCGAGTCCTCCACCAGCGAGCAGAGCGCCAGGATGACCGCCATGGACAGCGCCAGCAAGAACGCTT CTGAGATGATTGACAAGCTCACCCTAACCTTCAACCGCACCCGGCAGGCCGTCATCACCAAGGAGCTCATCGAGATCATCTCCGGAGCCGCCGCTCT GTAA
- the atp5f1c gene encoding ATP synthase subunit gamma, mitochondrial isoform X2 produces MLARTSALVFSPQCGQIRNMATLKDITIRLKSIKNIQKITKSMKMVAAAKYARAERQLKPARVYGTGALSLYEKAEIQVPEDKAAKHLIIGVTSDRGLCGAIHSGVAKTIKNEIANLTGSGKEVMVVNVGDKLRGLLHKTHGKHIMLNCKEVGRKPPTFGDASLIASELLNSGYEFDQGAVIYNHFRSVISYKTDRKSLFSTDVVANAETMAVYDDIDADVLRSYQEFAMVNVIYLALRESSTSEQSARMTAMDSASKNASEMIDKLTLTFNRTRQAVITKELIEIISGAAAL; encoded by the exons ATGTTGGCCAGGACCAGCGCCTTGGTGTTCTCTCCACAATG TGGGCAAATCAGGAACATGGCCACCTTGAAGGACA TCACCATCCGGCTGAAGTCCATCAAGAACATCCAGAAAATCACCAAGTCCATGAAAATGGTGGCCGCCGCAAAGTACGCTCGGGCTGAGCGGCAGCTGAAGCCCGCCCGAGTCTACGGCACCGGAGCCCTCT CTCTTTACGAGAAGGCCGAAATCCAGGTGCCCGAGGACAAGGCGGCCAAGCACCTGATCATCGGCGTGACCTCCGACCGCGGCCTGTGCGGCGCCATCCACTCGGGCGTGGCCAAGACCATCAAGAACGAGATCGCCAACCTGACGGGCAGCGGCAAGGAAGTGATGGTGGTCAACGTGGGCGACAAActgagaggcctgctgcacaa AACTCACGGCAAGCACATCATGCTCAACTGCAAGGAGGTCGGCCGCAAGCCCCCCACTTTTGGGGACGCCTCCCTCATCGCCAGTGAGCTGCTCAACTCCGGCTACGAGTTTGACCAGGGAGCCGTCATCTACAACCACTTCAG GTCCGTCATCTCCTACAAGACGGACCGGAAGTCCCTCTTTTCCACCGACGTGGTCGCAAACGCGG AGACCATGGCCGTGTACGACGACATCGACGCCGACGTGCTGAGGAGCTACCAGGAGTTCGCCATGGTCAACGTCATCTACCTGGCGCTGCGCGAGTCCTCCACCAGCGAGCAGAGCGCCAGGATGACCGCCATGGACAGCGCCAGCAAGAACGCTT CTGAGATGATTGACAAGCTCACCCTAACCTTCAACCGCACCCGGCAGGCCGTCATCACCAAGGAGCTCATCGAGATCATCTCCGGAGCCGCCGCTCTGTAA
- the echdc3 gene encoding enoyl-CoA hydratase domain-containing protein 3, mitochondrial, whose amino-acid sequence MAAALRRLLCSHAKYFGRTRLLPGRRFLSGTTEPEPLTVRKQENGIRRIILNNPQKRNALSLSMLESLREDILTDVDSPDLRVIIISAEGPVFSSGHDLKELTSAQGREYHTRVFRTCTQVMTLIQDVSIPVIAMVNGVATAAGCQLVASCDVALASDKSTFATPGVNVGLFCSTPAVAIGRAVPRKVAMEMLFTGTPISAHEALLHGLLSKVVPEERLEAETLAIAQRVCEASRPVVALGKAAFHRQMSQGRDAAYASASKVMVDNLALRDGQEGIQAFIEKRKPVWSHRVENVHD is encoded by the exons ATGGCTGCTGCTCTTCGTCGACTACTGTGCAGCCACGCGAAGTATTTCGGCCGTACACGTTTGCTCCCCGGACGCAGGTTCTTGTCTGGCACGACGGAACCGGAACCACTGACCGTGCGCAAGCAGGAGAATGGTATCAG ACGAATAATACTGAACAATCCCCAAAAGAGGAACGCCCTGTCTCTCTCCATGCTGGAGTCTCTCCGAGAGGACATCCTCACTGATGTGGACAGCCCAGATCTTCGCGTTATCATCATATCAG CTGAAGGTCCCGTGTTTTCCTCTGGCCACGACTTGAAGGAGCTGACCTCGGCCCAAGGTCGAGAGTATCACACGCGTGTGTTTCGCACGTGTACGCAG GTGATGACTCTGATACAAGATGTGTCCATCCCCGTCATCGCCATGGTGAATGGCGTGGCCACGGCGGCGGGCTGCCAGCTGGTGGCCAGCTGCGACGTGGCGCTGGCCTCCGACAAGTCCACCTTCGCCACCCCGGGTGTCAACGTGGGGCTCTTCTGCTCCACGCCGGCCGTGGCCATCGGCCGGGCCGTGCCCAGAAAG GTTGCCATGGAGATGCTCTTCACGGGCACTCCGATCTCGGCTCACGAGGCTCTGCTGCACGGACTGCTCAGCAAGGTGGTTCCGGAAGAGCGACTGGAAGCGGAGACGTTAGCCATTGCCCAGCGTGTGTGCGAGGCCAGCCGACCCGTGGTGGCCCTCGGCAAGGCCGCCTTCCACAG aCAAATGTCCCAAGGTCGAGATGCAGCATACGCCAGCGCCTCCAAGGTTATGGTGGACAACCTCGCTTTGAGAGACGGGCAGGAGGGAATACAAGCCTTCATCGAGAAACGCAAGCCGGTGTGGAGCCATCGAGTCGAAAACGTCCACGACTGA
- the kcnj8 gene encoding ATP-sensitive inward rectifier potassium channel 8 — protein sequence MLARKSIIPEEFGLPGLVSRMPRKPVFRDRVNKARFIAKNGSCNLAHKNIREQGRFLQDVFTTLVDLKWRFTLVIFTTTFVSSWLLFAMSWWLVAFAHGDLDPKRLGAVHCVTHVKSFASAFLFSIEVQVTIGFGGRMITEQCPAAITVLILQNIVGLIINAVMLGCIFMKTAQSNRRAETLIFSRHAVIAVRNNRLCFMIRIGDLRKSMIIGATVRLQVVRKTTTPEGEVIPIHQIDVQTESALASNSLFLLAPLIICHVIDKNSPLYELSAMELQCSDLEVIVILEGVVETTGITTQARTSYVSEEIQWGHRFVPIVTEEEGVYCVDYSKFGNTVRVATPRCSARELDEKPSILIQTLQKSELSHQNSLRKRNSMRRNNSMRKGGGGGGGGSSGSLRRNNSAMLSPKVQFFTPVEGGQSVNAVT from the exons ATGCTGGCTCGAAAAAGCATCATCCCGGAGGAGTTCGGGCTGCCGGGCCTGGTGTCCCGCATGCCCCGCAAGCCGGTCTTCCGCGACCGCGTCAACAAGGCGCGCTTCATCGCCAAGAACGGCTCGTGCAACCTGGCGCACAAGAACATCCGCGAGCAGGGCCGCTTCCTGCAGGACGTCTTCACCACGCTGGTGGACCTCAAGTGGCGCTTCACGCTGGTCATCTTCACCACCACCTTCGTCAGCAGCTGGCTCCTCTTCGCCATGAGCTGGTGGCTGGTGGCCTTCGCGCACGGAGACCTGGACCCGAAGCGTCTCGGCGCCGTGCATTGCGTCACCCACGTCAA GTCCTTCGCGTCGGCCTTCCTGTTCTCCATCGAGGTGCAGGTGACCATCGGTTTCGGCGGGCGCATGATCACCGAGCAGTGTCCCGCCGCCATCACCGTGCTCATCCTGCAGAACATCGTGGGCCTCATCATCAACGCCGTCATGCTGG GTTGCATCTTCATGAAGACGGCGCAGTCGAACCGGCGCGCCGAGACGCTCATCTTCAGCCGCCACGCCGTCATCGCCGTGCGCAACAACCGCCTGTGCTTCATGATCCGCATCGGCGACCTGCGGAAGAGCATGATCATCGGGGCCACCGTCCGCCTGCAG GTGGTGAGGAAGACGACCACTCCCGAGGGCGAGGTGATCCCCATCCACCAGATCGACGTCCAGACGGAGAGCGCCTTGGCCAGCAACAGCCTCTTCTTGCTCGCCCCGCTCATCATCTGCCACGTCATCGACAAGAACAG TCCGCTGTACGAGTTGTCGGCCATGGAGCTCCAGTGCAGCGACCTGGAGGTGATCGTCATCCTGGAGGGGGTGGTGGAGACCACCGGCATCACCACGCAAGCCCGCACCTCCTACGTCTCCGAGGAGATCCAGTGGGGCCACCGCTTCGTTCCCATCGTGACCGAGGAGGAGGGCGTCTACTGCGTCGACTACTCCAAGTTCGGCAACACAGTGCGG GTGGCCACGCCCCGCTGCAGCGCCCGCGAGCTGGACGAGAAGCCGTCCATCTTGATCCAGACCCTGCAAAAGAGCGAGCTGTCCCACCAGAATTCCCTGAGGAAGAGAAACTCCATGCGGCGCAACAACTCCATGCGCaaaggcggcggcgggggcggcggcgggagcAGCGGAAGCCTGCGGCGAAACAACTCGGCCATGCTCTCGCCCAAGGTGCAGTTCTTCACGCCCGTCGAGGGCGGTCAGAGCGTGAACGCCGTCACCTGA
- the atp5f1c gene encoding ATP synthase subunit gamma, mitochondrial isoform X1: protein MLARTSALVFSPQCGQIRNMATLKDITIRLKSIKNIQKITKSMKMVAAAKYARAERQLKPARVYGTGALSLYEKAEIQVPEDKAAKHLIIGVTSDRGLCGAIHSGVAKTIKNEIANLTGSGKEVMVVNVGDKLRGLLHKTHGKHIMLNCKEVGRKPPTFGDASLIASELLNSGYEFDQGAVIYNHFRSVISYKTDRKSLFSTDVVANAETMAVYDDIDADVLRSYQEFAMVNVIYLALRESSTSEQSARMTAMDSASKNASEMIDKLTLTFNRTRQAVITKELIEIISGAAALN from the exons ATGTTGGCCAGGACCAGCGCCTTGGTGTTCTCTCCACAATG TGGGCAAATCAGGAACATGGCCACCTTGAAGGACA TCACCATCCGGCTGAAGTCCATCAAGAACATCCAGAAAATCACCAAGTCCATGAAAATGGTGGCCGCCGCAAAGTACGCTCGGGCTGAGCGGCAGCTGAAGCCCGCCCGAGTCTACGGCACCGGAGCCCTCT CTCTTTACGAGAAGGCCGAAATCCAGGTGCCCGAGGACAAGGCGGCCAAGCACCTGATCATCGGCGTGACCTCCGACCGCGGCCTGTGCGGCGCCATCCACTCGGGCGTGGCCAAGACCATCAAGAACGAGATCGCCAACCTGACGGGCAGCGGCAAGGAAGTGATGGTGGTCAACGTGGGCGACAAActgagaggcctgctgcacaa AACTCACGGCAAGCACATCATGCTCAACTGCAAGGAGGTCGGCCGCAAGCCCCCCACTTTTGGGGACGCCTCCCTCATCGCCAGTGAGCTGCTCAACTCCGGCTACGAGTTTGACCAGGGAGCCGTCATCTACAACCACTTCAG GTCCGTCATCTCCTACAAGACGGACCGGAAGTCCCTCTTTTCCACCGACGTGGTCGCAAACGCGG AGACCATGGCCGTGTACGACGACATCGACGCCGACGTGCTGAGGAGCTACCAGGAGTTCGCCATGGTCAACGTCATCTACCTGGCGCTGCGCGAGTCCTCCACCAGCGAGCAGAGCGCCAGGATGACCGCCATGGACAGCGCCAGCAAGAACGCTT CTGAGATGATTGACAAGCTCACCCTAACCTTCAACCGCACCCGGCAGGCCGTCATCACCAAGGAGCTCATCGAGATCATCTCCGGAGCCGCCGCTCT GAATTGA